Genomic DNA from Porites lutea chromosome 4, jaPorLute2.1, whole genome shotgun sequence:
CATAGACAGaacaaatgacagacaaaattCCTCTTCTAGTCGCGGGTTTTTCTTGTCGATGATCTTAAAACCAAATGTGTCAGTATGAATGTTCCACTGGACACCAAGCGCTTTTTCGGTTAGCGTTACGTTTTCAGAGAGGTCAAGATTCTTTACTGATGGTGCTTTCTCCGTTTCAAGTACAGAGTCCATTACCTCCTTGGAATTTGATATCCAATTGGTCAGGCGAAAACCTCCTCTTGATAATAATTCGCGGAGTTCACCCACCAATTTAACAGCCTTTGGGTTGGTCGGGATTGATTTGAAACAATCATCCACGTAGAAGTTACGTTTCATGGTTGCTATGGTAACCGCGTCGAAATCTTCTTTattaccttttgtttttctcttgatAGAGTAGTTTATGCAGCTGGGAGATGAAGCTCCACCAAACAAGTGGACTAACATCTGATATTCCTCTGGTTCTTTTTCCAGATCGCCATGTGGCCATCAAAGAAATCACAAATACATTGACTTTTACAGGAACGATCGACATCCCTACCACAGAATCATTTGATACTTAAAACAATTTGCTTTTGACAAAGCCATTCTATGCTTGCGTTGTACTTGGACTTGTTACTTGTCCTTGGTTGCTAGGTTGAGATTCTTTATCGATACTGCTTGGTGTTGGCGGCGATTGTTTCTCGTGAAGGAATGTAgaatgcttttttgtac
This window encodes:
- the LOC140934310 gene encoding uncharacterized protein, coding for MLVHLFGGASSPSCINYSIKRKTKGNKEDFDAVTIATMKRNFYVDDCFKSIPTNPKAVKLVGELRELLSRGGFRLTNWISNSKEVMDSVLETEKAPSVKNLDLSENVTLTEKALGVQWNIHTDTFGFKIIDKKNPRLEEEFCLSFVLSMTPWGSFPPVF